From Neobacillus sp. PS2-9, the proteins below share one genomic window:
- a CDS encoding MerR family transcriptional regulator, whose amino-acid sequence MRIGQFGKVNEISHDTIRHYMDLGLIVPEKQGGHYFFDTSCQKDLELILELKGMGFHLNEIKMIFHYKNLGQLTEYERDAFYQSLFLDKYEKLEQEITNLIEMKDRLKRKVDQLSTSSSGSSNTLGIDLSVLDILKCNKCAESLTLQDGIIKKNQIVEGKLTCHCDQVYLIESGILKVGGAMRPDSQIFLLNNIPEYIQETDPLYLENMNKGLHWSKRKLGQIDLHKKVILELGSGVGFFLRNMYQDLPDDCLYIAVDHNLERHQFLKSLLERTGSKRNILFICADFLDIPISKQTVDLVIDHSGTSNYSFEHETFLLREVDSLIKLDGYLLGSYLAFKNFSHKGKIEVKYRDNFTVSKIKKNIRELKYITLEERVSESIDKGGKYEDFFVQGEEIFSYLFFGKR is encoded by the coding sequence ATGAGAATTGGTCAGTTCGGAAAAGTGAATGAAATAAGTCATGATACCATTAGACACTATATGGATTTGGGGTTGATCGTGCCTGAAAAGCAAGGCGGACATTATTTTTTTGATACGAGCTGTCAAAAAGATTTAGAGCTTATTCTAGAGTTAAAAGGAATGGGCTTTCATTTAAATGAAATTAAGATGATTTTTCACTATAAGAACCTTGGACAATTGACCGAATATGAAAGAGATGCCTTTTATCAATCCCTGTTCTTGGATAAATATGAAAAGCTAGAACAGGAAATAACGAATTTAATAGAAATGAAAGACAGGCTTAAACGAAAAGTAGACCAGCTATCAACTTCATCTTCTGGCTCAAGTAATACGTTAGGTATTGATTTAAGCGTACTAGATATTCTCAAATGTAATAAATGTGCTGAATCTCTCACTCTTCAAGACGGAATAATCAAGAAAAATCAAATTGTTGAAGGCAAATTGACCTGTCACTGTGACCAAGTGTACCTTATTGAATCAGGCATACTAAAAGTAGGCGGCGCAATGCGGCCAGACAGTCAAATTTTTCTTTTAAATAATATTCCAGAGTATATTCAGGAAACGGATCCGCTTTATTTGGAAAATATGAACAAAGGGCTGCACTGGTCAAAAAGGAAACTGGGTCAAATTGATTTGCACAAAAAAGTAATCCTCGAATTAGGGTCTGGAGTCGGTTTTTTTCTACGGAATATGTATCAAGATTTACCGGATGATTGCCTGTACATTGCAGTTGATCATAATCTAGAGAGACATCAGTTTCTAAAAAGCCTACTTGAGAGAACCGGTTCTAAGCGAAACATACTTTTTATTTGTGCAGACTTTCTAGACATACCAATATCCAAACAAACGGTTGATTTAGTGATTGATCATTCAGGCACTAGCAATTATAGCTTTGAACATGAAACGTTTTTACTCCGAGAAGTGGATTCTCTAATTAAATTAGATGGATATTTATTGGGGTCCTATTTAGCTTTTAAAAATTTCAGCCATAAAGGCAAAATCGAAGTCAAATATCGAGATAATTTTACAGTCAGTAAAATTAAGAAAAACATTAGGGAGTTAAAGTATATTACCCTCGAGGAACGGGTTTCTGAATCAATCGATAAAGGCGGAAAGTACGAAGATTTTTTTGTTCAGGGAGAAGAAATATTTAGTTATTTATTTTTTGGCAAAAGGTAG
- a CDS encoding EamA family transporter codes for MKKEELFMVIFGYLVMCLIFGTTFLAIKIGIDAGIPPFFSAGIRFFIAGLILFGLMVLRRKTTIGLLFRKEMLITGIGLTFGTFATLYWAEQYVTSGAAAVLSATGPMMILLIQTLILKKKVSRISFIGCLVGIVGVALLILPSFTLQGGRFWLMGCLLIVIGEVFYASGAIYSKHVIEKFETTSPIALNAAQMMHGGILLILLSLFTENIQFTSMTSTASIGSFLYLIIFGSMIGHTLFYWLVSKTNPVFPATWLFISPLIALVLGVVFYHEYLSWEAGIGALTVTLGTVLVQSGNRHRPVPVTAHEYVEVNRD; via the coding sequence ATAAAAAAGGAGGAATTATTTATGGTGATATTTGGATATTTGGTCATGTGTTTGATTTTTGGTACGACCTTTTTAGCAATAAAAATAGGGATTGATGCAGGAATTCCCCCCTTTTTCTCGGCTGGAATTCGATTCTTTATTGCTGGTTTGATTCTTTTTGGGCTCATGGTCTTACGTAGAAAAACCACGATTGGTTTGTTGTTTCGTAAGGAAATGCTGATTACAGGGATTGGCTTAACCTTTGGTACATTTGCAACTTTATATTGGGCAGAGCAATATGTGACGTCAGGTGCAGCGGCTGTATTGTCCGCCACTGGTCCGATGATGATTTTATTAATTCAAACTCTTATCTTAAAGAAAAAAGTAAGCCGAATTTCCTTTATAGGATGCCTTGTAGGTATAGTAGGTGTGGCTCTACTCATTCTACCAAGCTTTACTCTTCAGGGAGGAAGGTTCTGGTTGATGGGTTGTCTCTTAATTGTCATTGGGGAGGTATTCTATGCTTCAGGGGCCATTTATTCGAAACATGTCATTGAAAAATTTGAAACAACTTCTCCCATCGCATTAAATGCAGCTCAAATGATGCACGGGGGAATTTTACTCATTCTTTTGTCTCTATTTACTGAGAATATACAGTTTACGAGCATGACTAGTACAGCCTCCATTGGTTCGTTTCTCTACTTAATCATTTTTGGTTCTATGATAGGCCATACTCTCTTTTACTGGCTAGTATCGAAAACTAATCCTGTTTTTCCTGCTACGTGGCTTTTCATTTCTCCTCTCATTGCGCTGGTACTAGGAGTGGTGTTTTATCATGAATATCTTTCCTGGGAAGCTGGTATAGGTGCTTTAACGGTTACTTTGGGGACTGTTCTTGTGCAGAGTGGCAACCGTCATCGACCGGTGCCTGTCACCGCACATGAGTATGTCGAGGTGAATAGAGATTGA
- a CDS encoding PLP-dependent aminotransferase family protein — protein sequence MANGEYLFKQVYDYVLNRIESNEWQEDEKLPSVRKLADEMKVHRLTVLKAYQLLKKQNKVYVKDKSGYYVQLSGREKLDNPDSPLFSANLQKNQLAEIHKVPVSYNFSQALIDPNLLPNLFLSDYVKRVFDLYPKVLATYSTVQGDQELREALCAYFIEQYKTFITADNLLITTGSQQAIYLIAQAFVKPRDTILIEKPSYSAAIDTFRARGANIVPVDIHPDGYDLEQVELLMKTYKPRLFYLNPTFHNPTGYTVSAAQRKQLVQLAEQYRCLLIEDNAYHDIYFDQEPPPPFYTYDTTGIVIYVRSFCKYISPGLRIAVVFAQSPLMNVLVGAKSLADNGSPLLNQKIFLHYFSSPRLQQHVEKLRIALQIRKEIMEEELAGTDWHWTSPGGGLNLWVRLPHHFSTDELLVKCLQQSISFVPGRVCDPLNQPSSWVRLSFSYANEQQIRHGIRKFIDLADSSQRQD from the coding sequence ATGGCAAATGGGGAATATCTCTTTAAACAAGTTTATGATTATGTATTAAATAGGATAGAAAGCAATGAGTGGCAGGAAGATGAAAAGCTTCCCTCAGTAAGAAAATTAGCTGACGAAATGAAGGTTCATCGCTTAACTGTATTAAAAGCCTATCAGTTACTTAAGAAACAAAATAAAGTATATGTCAAAGATAAATCGGGTTATTATGTTCAATTAAGTGGCCGAGAAAAACTCGATAACCCAGATTCCCCTCTTTTTTCAGCAAACTTACAAAAAAATCAATTAGCTGAGATTCATAAAGTTCCGGTTTCCTATAATTTTTCCCAGGCGTTAATCGACCCCAACCTTTTGCCTAATCTCTTTTTATCCGATTATGTGAAACGGGTGTTTGATCTCTACCCCAAAGTGCTAGCAACCTACTCAACCGTTCAAGGAGATCAGGAACTGCGCGAAGCACTCTGCGCCTACTTTATTGAGCAGTATAAAACGTTTATTACAGCGGATAACCTGTTAATCACCACAGGGTCTCAACAAGCGATTTATCTCATTGCTCAAGCCTTTGTTAAACCAAGAGATACCATATTAATCGAAAAGCCGAGCTATAGTGCAGCCATTGATACGTTTAGAGCACGAGGAGCAAATATTGTACCAGTTGACATCCATCCAGATGGGTATGATTTAGAGCAGGTAGAATTGTTAATGAAAACATACAAGCCTCGTCTCTTTTATTTGAATCCAACCTTTCATAATCCAACTGGATACACAGTCTCAGCTGCACAAAGGAAGCAATTAGTTCAATTAGCCGAACAATATCGATGTCTCTTAATCGAAGATAACGCCTATCACGATATTTATTTTGACCAGGAGCCGCCTCCTCCCTTTTACACGTATGACACAACTGGAATCGTGATTTATGTTAGGAGTTTTTGCAAATATATTTCACCTGGCCTACGAATTGCAGTGGTCTTTGCACAATCACCGCTTATGAATGTACTTGTTGGTGCAAAATCATTAGCGGATAACGGATCGCCACTATTGAATCAAAAGATATTCCTTCATTATTTTTCGTCACCAAGGCTGCAGCAACACGTGGAAAAACTACGAATTGCTTTACAAATAAGAAAGGAAATCATGGAGGAAGAACTAGCTGGAACGGATTGGCACTGGACCAGCCCTGGTGGGGGCTTGAACCTATGGGTACGGCTCCCTCATCACTTTTCGACAGATGAACTATTAGTTAAGTGCCTTCAACAATCCATTTCGTTTGTTCCTGGTCGTGTTTGTGATCCATTAAATCAGCCATCCTCATGGGTGCGCTTAAGCTTTTCTTATGCAAACGAACAACAAATTCGCCATGGTATACGAAAATTTATCGATTTAGCAGATAGCTCTCAACGACAAGACTAA
- a CDS encoding Ger(x)C family spore germination C-terminal domain-containing protein: MEHRLDKTLKSLDTNFNIRQTGLVYGTEEEVEEIFTTKVPFNYAYSNSRINQPEYMQQQDSTVPAISLQELIYQFNEKTKTILLPSISIKDEVVKQNLEKLPVTMVNGAYIMKDEKMKGFLTQNDLEGFIRVNNKAVRSPVIVSEEKDGKKDLVQIEILKPRVKRVIDKDQNEMRIGLDIKISAIIRESSQKVVLSPRIKRRLKKKIRNEVYAAYLKSHQIGGDIYQFEDFMYRFMYEDWKTTKKKDDFPVLKKENIHVKVRPLKSINKINSGIKLPLE, encoded by the coding sequence TTGGAACATCGATTAGATAAGACGCTTAAATCGTTAGATACAAATTTTAATATACGCCAAACGGGTTTGGTCTATGGTACGGAGGAAGAGGTGGAAGAGATTTTCACCACGAAGGTTCCGTTTAATTATGCTTACTCAAATTCCAGGATAAATCAGCCGGAGTACATGCAACAGCAAGATTCGACCGTTCCTGCTATTTCACTGCAAGAACTGATTTATCAATTCAATGAAAAAACAAAAACAATATTGCTTCCAAGCATATCTATTAAAGATGAAGTTGTGAAGCAGAATCTAGAAAAATTGCCTGTCACCATGGTTAATGGTGCATATATCATGAAGGATGAAAAAATGAAGGGATTCTTAACGCAAAACGATCTTGAAGGTTTTATTCGTGTGAATAACAAGGCAGTTCGCTCTCCTGTTATTGTAAGCGAGGAGAAAGATGGGAAAAAGGATCTCGTTCAAATAGAAATATTGAAACCAAGGGTAAAAAGGGTTATTGATAAAGACCAAAATGAAATGAGGATCGGATTAGATATTAAAATATCAGCCATTATCAGAGAATCTTCACAAAAGGTGGTTCTCTCTCCGAGAATTAAAAGAAGATTAAAGAAAAAAATAAGAAACGAAGTGTACGCAGCCTATTTAAAAAGTCATCAAATCGGTGGAGATATTTATCAATTCGAGGATTTTATGTATCGATTCATGTACGAGGACTGGAAGACAACTAAGAAAAAAGATGATTTTCCTGTTCTAAAAAAAGAAAATATCCATGTAAAAGTAAGACCATTAAAAAGCATCAATAAAATCAATTCAGGGATTAAATTGCCTTTAGAATAG
- a CDS encoding PD-(D/E)XK nuclease family protein produces MYVHRDYPDFSWSNSRHKTFLECARKYYHQYYESHNGWLYESPEENKAAYRLKNIKNIPILLGDEIHKVIDRQLKNFLNGKSLLSANEMMGLVTQNLNKAYLDSTKFRQHWFQKPKRHQMLHEIYYGDGLSSEEVSAAKIKLELCLENFFTSKTYQDILTKVEMHVLHSEDFQTFEVNGVDVFVVLDFVYKDVSQEKWIVVDWKTGKESEDDRKQLAFYALFLSREHNIPIEDIVLRNEYLLSGKSQEYQLTPFEIDSEQQLMNDSIYHMLNYLEDPVKNKPLDIEQFEMHQTKRCYSCNFREKCEKVHLK; encoded by the coding sequence ATGTACGTTCACCGTGATTACCCCGATTTTTCGTGGTCGAATTCAAGGCATAAGACCTTTTTAGAATGTGCGCGAAAGTATTATCATCAATACTATGAATCTCATAATGGCTGGCTGTATGAGTCCCCAGAAGAAAACAAGGCAGCGTACCGTTTGAAAAATATTAAAAATATCCCGATCCTCTTGGGGGATGAAATCCATAAAGTCATAGACAGGCAGCTCAAGAATTTCCTTAATGGTAAAAGTTTATTGAGTGCAAACGAGATGATGGGGTTGGTTACGCAGAATCTTAATAAAGCCTATCTTGATTCCACTAAGTTTCGTCAGCATTGGTTTCAAAAGCCAAAGAGGCATCAAATGCTGCATGAAATCTATTACGGGGATGGGCTTAGCTCAGAGGAAGTTAGTGCTGCAAAAATCAAGCTAGAGTTGTGCTTGGAAAATTTTTTCACAAGTAAAACCTATCAGGATATCCTGACAAAGGTAGAAATGCACGTATTACATTCCGAGGATTTTCAAACGTTTGAAGTTAATGGTGTGGATGTATTCGTGGTGTTGGACTTTGTGTACAAAGATGTGAGTCAGGAGAAATGGATTGTGGTCGATTGGAAAACCGGGAAAGAGTCAGAAGATGACCGGAAACAGCTTGCGTTTTATGCACTCTTTCTTTCTAGGGAACACAACATACCAATCGAAGATATTGTATTGCGTAATGAATATTTGTTATCGGGTAAGAGCCAGGAGTATCAACTGACTCCGTTCGAAATCGACTCGGAGCAACAACTGATGAATGATAGCATCTATCATATGTTGAACTACTTAGAGGATCCTGTGAAGAATAAACCGCTTGATATAGAGCAGTTTGAGATGCACCAAACAAAAAGATGTTATAGCTGTAATTTTAGAGAGAAATGTGAAAAAGTCCACCTAAAATAA
- a CDS encoding alpha-glucosidase, with protein MKKTWWKESVVYQVYWRSFYDTDGDGYGDLEGVIQKLDYIQHLGVDVIWLNPCYDSPDVDNGYDISDYQSVMPKAGSMDTFDRLLQEVHNRGMKLIMDLVVNHTSDQHPWFKESRSSIDNPKRDYYIWRKEPNNWRSYFTPSTWELDEKTGEYYFHSFAVQQPDLNWENPMVRKEVYSFMKFWLDKGIDGFRMDVINLLAKQTGFPNAENPEDISYLGNNPGIHEYLKEMHEVLLQHYDIFTVGEIPFVTPEDGLLYVGEDRRELHTLFHFEVCDYMSHWDMQRFKEIQRRWYMGMWGKGWNSQFLNNHDHTRLVTRFGNDNIYRVESAKCFAVLLHMLPGMPYIYQGEEIGMTGVRFNSIEDYHDIAMKNKYKEEVGKGRDPEEVFESLLHLSRDNSRTPVQWDDSVNGGFTEGTPWIKVNPNYKEINVAQALADPDSVFYFYKKLIQLRKENEVIVYGNFQEIVEDHEQIYSFIREWDNERWLVVLNISEQQVEVKLPEFVSVLEKKIIITNYKDQSDSSEELIMRPYQAIVYKIL; from the coding sequence ATGAAAAAAACCTGGTGGAAAGAATCGGTGGTTTATCAGGTATATTGGAGAAGTTTTTACGATACGGATGGGGACGGTTATGGGGACTTAGAAGGTGTGATCCAGAAGCTAGATTATATTCAACATTTGGGTGTAGACGTGATTTGGCTAAATCCTTGTTATGATTCCCCGGATGTTGATAACGGGTATGATATATCTGATTATCAGTCTGTCATGCCGAAAGCTGGATCGATGGATACCTTTGATCGACTTCTTCAGGAAGTGCATAACAGAGGGATGAAACTAATCATGGATCTAGTCGTGAATCATACTTCAGATCAACATCCATGGTTTAAAGAATCACGGTCGTCCATAGATAATCCAAAAAGAGATTACTATATTTGGCGAAAGGAACCAAATAATTGGCGTTCTTACTTTACCCCGTCAACATGGGAATTAGACGAAAAGACGGGAGAGTATTATTTTCACTCTTTTGCTGTTCAGCAGCCAGATTTGAATTGGGAGAACCCAATGGTTCGTAAAGAAGTGTATTCATTCATGAAGTTTTGGCTGGATAAAGGTATTGATGGATTCCGAATGGATGTTATTAACCTTCTTGCCAAACAAACAGGATTCCCTAATGCGGAAAACCCGGAGGATATTTCTTACTTAGGCAATAACCCTGGCATTCATGAATATCTTAAGGAAATGCATGAGGTGTTATTGCAACATTATGATATTTTTACGGTTGGTGAAATCCCTTTTGTTACACCTGAGGATGGTCTTTTGTATGTAGGCGAAGATCGACGGGAACTTCACACCTTATTCCATTTTGAAGTCTGCGATTATATGTCTCATTGGGATATGCAGCGGTTTAAAGAAATCCAAAGACGTTGGTATATGGGAATGTGGGGCAAAGGATGGAACTCACAATTTTTAAATAATCATGACCACACACGCTTAGTAACACGGTTTGGTAATGACAATATCTATAGAGTAGAGTCAGCTAAGTGTTTTGCTGTCCTGTTACACATGCTGCCGGGAATGCCCTACATTTACCAGGGAGAAGAAATTGGTATGACTGGGGTCCGATTTAACTCCATAGAAGATTATCATGACATTGCCATGAAGAATAAATATAAAGAAGAAGTGGGGAAAGGGCGGGACCCGGAGGAAGTGTTTGAGAGTTTGCTTCATCTCTCACGTGATAATTCGCGTACACCTGTCCAATGGGATGATTCAGTAAATGGCGGTTTTACTGAAGGTACACCATGGATAAAAGTAAATCCGAATTATAAGGAAATAAACGTAGCTCAAGCACTTGCTGACCCTGATTCTGTTTTTTATTTTTACAAAAAGCTGATCCAGCTTAGAAAAGAAAATGAAGTAATAGTATATGGTAATTTTCAAGAAATCGTAGAGGACCACGAGCAAATCTATTCTTTCATTCGTGAATGGGATAATGAGAGATGGCTGGTAGTATTAAATATCTCGGAACAGCAAGTAGAAGTGAAACTGCCGGAATTCGTTTCTGTCTTAGAAAAGAAAATTATTATCACCAATTATAAGGATCAATCAGATTCTTCTGAAGAACTGATTATGAGACCATATCAGGCAATAGTATATAAAATTTTATAA